One window of Cellulomonas shaoxiangyii genomic DNA carries:
- a CDS encoding cobalamin-independent methionine synthase II family protein, which yields MTTPIATTHAGSLPRTPELIAANAARAAGEQRPDWDEFLRDQVVALVQRQVDLGITVPGDGEYGKAMSSALDFGAWWSYSFQRTGGLELDTSMAWATEQHLSSPGDLRTTGFLHRRDQQRFTEAYRDPASGVMSGEAPTGFPKATGPLTYTGQAAIAADVANLRTALDAAGVSTGFLTSIAPGSAARLANEHYATDREYLFAWADVLREEYVAILDAGLVLQLDDPSIAENWDQIEPEPSVDDYLAFTALRVEALNHALRDLPKDRIRFHLCWGSWHGPHTTDLPMRDIVGTMLQVHAGAFSFEAANVRHEHEYRVWDDVTLPAGAVILPGVVSHATNVVEHPELVAERIERFAARVGPENVVASTDCGLGGRVHPQIAWAKLEALTEGARIAGARLG from the coding sequence GTGACCACCCCCATCGCCACGACCCACGCCGGCTCGCTGCCGCGCACCCCCGAGCTCATCGCCGCCAACGCCGCCCGCGCCGCCGGCGAGCAGCGCCCCGACTGGGACGAGTTCCTGCGCGACCAGGTCGTCGCGCTCGTGCAGCGCCAGGTCGACCTCGGCATCACCGTCCCCGGCGACGGCGAGTACGGCAAGGCCATGAGCAGCGCCCTCGACTTCGGTGCATGGTGGTCGTACTCGTTCCAGCGGACCGGCGGGCTCGAGCTCGACACGTCCATGGCGTGGGCGACCGAGCAGCACCTCTCGTCCCCCGGCGACCTGCGCACGACCGGCTTCCTGCACCGCCGCGACCAGCAGCGCTTCACCGAGGCCTACCGCGACCCGGCGTCCGGCGTCATGTCGGGCGAGGCGCCGACCGGCTTCCCCAAGGCCACCGGCCCGCTGACGTACACGGGCCAGGCGGCCATCGCCGCCGACGTCGCGAACCTGCGCACGGCCCTCGACGCCGCCGGGGTCTCCACCGGCTTCCTCACCTCCATCGCGCCCGGGTCGGCCGCGCGCCTCGCGAACGAGCACTACGCGACCGACCGCGAGTACCTGTTCGCGTGGGCCGACGTGCTGCGCGAGGAGTACGTCGCGATCCTCGACGCCGGCCTCGTGCTGCAGCTCGACGACCCGTCGATCGCCGAGAACTGGGACCAGATCGAGCCCGAGCCGTCCGTCGACGACTACCTCGCGTTCACCGCGCTGCGCGTCGAGGCGCTGAACCACGCGCTGCGCGACCTGCCCAAGGACCGCATCCGGTTCCACCTGTGCTGGGGCTCCTGGCACGGCCCGCACACCACCGACCTGCCCATGAGGGACATCGTCGGCACCATGCTCCAGGTGCACGCCGGCGCGTTCTCGTTCGAGGCCGCCAACGTGCGGCACGAGCACGAGTACCGCGTGTGGGACGACGTGACGCTGCCCGCGGGCGCCGTGATCCTGCCCGGCGTGGTGTCGCACGCGACGAACGTCGTCGAGCACCCCGAGCTCGTCGCCGAGCGGATCGAGCGGTTCGCGGCGCGCGTCGGGCCGGAGAACGTCGTCGCGTCGACCGACTGCGGGCTCGGCGGGCGCGTCCACCCGCAGATCGCGTGGGCGAAGCTCGAGGCGCTCACCGAGGGCGCCCGCATCGCCGGCGCCCGTCTCGGCTGA
- a CDS encoding M20/M25/M40 family metallo-hydrolase, with amino-acid sequence MSARRPTTTLAGAVALTLGVTALLAPPAAAHGKGGSAERFAQKVSSRAVLRHLDAFQRIADRNDGNRAALTPGYEASAQYVERTLRRAGYRTWRDPFTFDREVVDAATLTVTGGAAYEVDQMAFSVNTPEGGLTAPAAIPDDPFGCTAEAWGDADPAGAIAVVSRGDCPFSAKALAAESLGAVGVVVHNNVEGLFAGTLGAEGVVAVPVVGLSLADGQAIVAAAQAGPVEVTLDARLHGEEVESFNVLAETRAGRDDNVVMLGAHLDGVEEGAGINDNGTGSAAILEVAVQLAREKRLNNTVRFAWWGAEELGLIGSTAYVEELATQEGELDRLATYLNFDMVGSPNYIIGVYDADESTYPAPVAVPAGSAETEDVLTGYFDGIGQPWVDTEFSGRSDYQAFIVNGVPASGLFTGADGSKTEAEVALFGGTAGIPYDPNYHSPADDITNVSHEALRIMTKAMAFATFSLAQDTSAINGVSGPGDQGKPWKPWWPGKGRHDHDVRPLDDAA; translated from the coding sequence GTGTCCGCTCGACGTCCCACCACCACCCTCGCCGGCGCGGTCGCGCTGACGCTCGGGGTGACGGCACTCCTGGCACCACCCGCGGCGGCCCACGGCAAGGGCGGCAGCGCCGAGCGCTTCGCGCAGAAGGTCAGCTCGCGCGCGGTCCTGCGCCACCTCGACGCGTTCCAGCGCATCGCGGACCGCAACGACGGCAACCGCGCCGCGCTCACCCCCGGCTACGAGGCGAGCGCGCAGTACGTCGAGCGGACGCTGCGCCGCGCCGGCTACCGCACGTGGCGCGACCCGTTCACGTTCGACCGCGAGGTTGTCGACGCCGCGACGCTCACCGTGACCGGCGGCGCGGCGTACGAGGTGGACCAGATGGCGTTCTCGGTCAACACGCCCGAGGGCGGGCTGACGGCCCCCGCCGCGATCCCGGACGACCCGTTCGGCTGCACCGCCGAGGCGTGGGGCGACGCCGACCCGGCGGGCGCGATCGCGGTCGTCAGCCGCGGCGACTGCCCGTTCTCCGCGAAGGCGCTCGCGGCGGAGAGCCTCGGCGCGGTGGGCGTCGTGGTGCACAACAACGTCGAGGGGCTGTTCGCCGGCACGCTGGGCGCCGAGGGCGTCGTCGCGGTGCCGGTGGTCGGGCTGTCGCTCGCGGACGGGCAGGCGATCGTCGCGGCGGCGCAGGCCGGGCCGGTGGAGGTCACGCTCGACGCCCGCCTGCACGGCGAGGAGGTCGAGAGCTTCAACGTCCTCGCCGAGACGCGCGCGGGCCGCGACGACAACGTCGTCATGCTGGGCGCGCACCTCGACGGCGTCGAGGAGGGCGCCGGCATCAACGACAACGGCACCGGGTCGGCCGCGATCCTCGAGGTCGCCGTGCAGCTGGCGCGCGAGAAGCGCCTCAACAACACCGTCCGGTTCGCGTGGTGGGGCGCGGAGGAGCTGGGGCTGATCGGGTCGACCGCCTACGTCGAGGAGCTCGCGACGCAGGAGGGGGAGCTCGACCGCCTCGCGACGTACCTGAACTTCGACATGGTCGGATCGCCGAACTACATCATCGGCGTCTACGACGCGGACGAGTCGACGTACCCCGCACCCGTCGCCGTGCCCGCGGGGTCGGCCGAGACCGAGGACGTGCTGACCGGGTACTTCGACGGGATCGGCCAGCCGTGGGTCGACACCGAGTTCTCCGGCCGGTCGGACTACCAGGCGTTCATCGTCAACGGCGTGCCGGCGTCCGGCCTGTTCACCGGGGCGGACGGCTCGAAGACGGAGGCGGAGGTCGCCCTGTTCGGCGGCACCGCCGGCATCCCCTACGACCCGAACTACCACTCCCCCGCCGACGACATCACGAACGTCAGCCACGAGGCGCTGCGGATCATGACGAAGGCCATGGCGTTCGCGACGTTCTCGCTCGCACAGGACACGTCCGCGATCAACGGCGTCTCCGGCCCCGGGGACCAGGGCAAGCCGTGGAAGCCGTGGTGGCCCGGCAAGGGCCGGCACGACCACGACGTCCGCCCGCTGGACGACGCCGCGTGA